A single genomic interval of Gigantopelta aegis isolate Gae_Host unplaced genomic scaffold, Gae_host_genome ctg3417_pilon_pilon, whole genome shotgun sequence harbors:
- the LOC121392152 gene encoding ATPase family protein 2 homolog — MPPKKAKKSARVWVSVDGDLNMKLLLPSWKVDQYPIDRTELSRASPGGYILDDVLHVVSSTAHVVTVICEKAGRFDREIEIPAPNGSERKAILSLLLQNICHSLNESEVDKLAQTAYGHVGADLKMVCQEAQYIALRRSYKVEGHTITNTVCVDYNDMKRALSSVCPSAMKEMTVEVPKVQWNDIGGESEIKQKLKEAVEWPLTHPEVFTRMGIQPPRGVLLYGPPGCSKTMIARALATESGLNFISVKGPELFSKWVGDSERAVRQVGLCRMISPSIIFFDEIDALATHRQGEGSKVGDRVLAQLLTEMDGVETLEDVLIVAATNRPDLIDKALIRPGRIDRHIYVPLPNDITRSEILKLQFLKTPVGEDVDISSLVQLTHNFSGAEMVALVQEAALCSLHEDINSKTVCKQHFEDALKIVKPQTDLSMITFYENYSQISAEGEVKISDFSLSRFEHATSLDPSQSGGHETTLNIRWTAPEVLRQGLVSKKSDVCISDERPPRPTTSLFEDNPIEKKLSKKCKVKSHLISLDEEDEGVKQFETSLDFRGANVAIVSDKKRFEAPPTRMERGYCHENKEIRFFFNIDLGISKWNYDEVMLLAPSVD, encoded by the exons ATGCCACCTAAAAAGGCTAAGAAGTCTGCTCGCGTTTGGGTCTCTGTTGACGGAGATCTTAACATGAAACTGTTGCTACCATCATGGAAAGTAGATCAGTATCCAATAGATCGAACTGAGCTATCTCGAGCCAGTCCAGGTGGATACATACTAGACGATGTCCTGCATGTTGTATCGAGTACTGCCCACGTGGTTACAG TAATCTGCGAAAAAGCTGGACGATTTGATCGTGAAATAGAAATACCAGCACCAAATGGATCAGAAAGAAAAGCTATCTTGTCTCTTCTactacaaaatatttgtcatagtcttaatgaaagtgaagttgaTAAATTAGCTCAGACAGCTTATGGTCATGTTGGCGCTGACTTGAAA ATGGTATGTCAAGAGGCTCAATACATAGCATTGAGAAGAAGCTACAAAGTGGAGGGTCATACAATAACCAACACTGTCTGTGTTGATTATAATGATATGAAAAGAGCTCTAAGTAGTGTTTGTCCAAGTGCAATGAAAGAAATGACTGTTGAAGTACCTAAA GTACAATGGAATGACATAGGAGGTGAGAGCGAGATTAAACAGAAGCTTAAAGAAGCTGTTGAGTGGCCACTCACTCATCCTGAG GTGTTTACACGAATGGGTATTCAACCACCTCGTGGAGTACTTCTTTATGGACCACCAGGGTGTAGTAAAACAATGATTGCTCGTGCCCTAGCTACAGAAAGTGGTCTAAACTTCATTTCTGTTAAA GGTCCTGAATTGTTCAGTAAATGGGTCGGCGACTCTGAAAGAGCTGTACGTCAGGTAGGACTTTGCAGAATGATCTC CCCTTCAATCATATTTTTTGATGAGATTGATGCCTTAGCAACTCATCGTCAAGG TGAGGGATCAAAGGTTGGTGATCGTGTATTGGCACAACTCTTGACGGAAATGGATGGTGTAGAAACATTAGAAGATGTCCTCATAGTTGCTGCTACAAACAGACCTGATTTGATTGACAAG GCATTAATAAGACCTGGTCGTATTGACCGTCATATTTATGTTCCATTACCTAATGACATTACTAGATCAGAAATattaaaa CTTCAGTTTCTAAAGACACCAGTTGGCGAGGATGTTGATATTAGCTCCCTTGTCCAATTGACTCACAATTTCTCAGGAGCTGAG atggtCGCTCTAGTTCAAGAAGCTGCTTTATGCTCATTACATGAAGATATAAATTCAAAGACTGTTTGTAAACAACACTTTGAAGATGCTCTAAAAATTGTTAAGCCTCAAACTGATTTGAGCATGATTACATTCTATGAGAATTACAGTCAAA TATCAGCTGAAGGAGAAGTCAAAATCTCAGACTTTAGTTTAAGTAGATTTGAACATGCAACAAGTCTTGACCCATCTCAAAGTGGAGGACATGAGACAACTCTTAACATACGTTGGACAGCACCTGAAGTATTGAGACAGGGACTTGTATCTAAAAAAAGTGATGTTTG TATTAGTGATGAGCGACCACCCCGACCAACTACATCACTATTTGAAGATAACCCTATTGAGAAGAAGTTGTCCAAGAAATGTAAAGTTAAGAGCCATCTTATCAGTCT CGATGAAGAAGATGAAGGTGTGAAACAATTTGAGACTTCGCTAGATTTTAGAGGAGCTAATGTTGCTATTGTCTCTGACAAGAAAAGGTTTGAAG CCCCTCCCACAAGGATGGAACGTGGTTACTGCCATGAAAACAAAGAGAtacgtttcttttttaacattgaCCTTGGAATAAGCAAGTGGAACTATGATGAAGTGATGTTGTTGGCCCCGAGCGTGGACAA